A genomic stretch from Sulfurihydrogenibium azorense Az-Fu1 includes:
- a CDS encoding TolC family protein — protein sequence MKKILLTFLISFSSSFAITYDEVLSIAEKNATNIKLSEKDIEKVEYQIKEAYSNIYPQVNLTGTYTRWDPNYIFGFTPKNQYSAKIGLTQKIFDYQVLNLLQLSKQNLELQKVVKQDVIQKVKDTARRLFLASLYYKQVMDIKQENLKYWEENFKYVEGKYKAGLLAKYDYMRASSQLQTAISDYQLAKANYEKSIEDLKRFLMLEDITPPEGSLEKLDIPKENQDIKNNTEIKVLISQIQTAEKQIEYQKSANYPNLSLFVNYQTNNQFKFPSTSEVWKKGYNLGLSLNWSIFDGMAKDSRVLQAKTDKSKYEIQLQDKIKQVETEIKKAKIDLQALENQLKAEEENLKVAKESMRLSTERFKANITNTLEVLESQSNYLNTQLSYISTLYQYNLRVFDLLNLYGR from the coding sequence ATGAAAAAAATACTACTTACATTCTTAATATCCTTTTCAAGCTCCTTTGCAATTACATACGATGAAGTCCTCTCTATCGCTGAAAAGAACGCTACTAACATAAAGTTATCTGAAAAAGATATAGAAAAAGTAGAATACCAAATAAAAGAAGCATACAGTAATATCTATCCTCAAGTAAACTTAACAGGAACCTATACAAGATGGGACCCTAACTACATCTTTGGCTTTACACCTAAAAATCAATACTCAGCAAAAATAGGTTTAACTCAAAAGATATTTGATTACCAAGTTCTTAATCTTTTACAACTTTCAAAACAGAACTTAGAGCTTCAAAAAGTAGTAAAGCAAGATGTAATCCAAAAAGTAAAAGATACAGCAAGAAGACTATTTTTAGCCAGTTTATACTACAAACAAGTTATGGATATAAAACAGGAAAACCTTAAATACTGGGAAGAAAACTTTAAATACGTTGAAGGAAAATACAAAGCAGGTTTACTTGCAAAGTATGATTACATGAGAGCTTCATCTCAGCTTCAAACTGCAATATCAGACTACCAGCTTGCAAAAGCAAACTATGAAAAATCCATAGAAGACCTAAAAAGATTTTTAATGTTAGAGGATATTACACCACCTGAAGGTAGTTTAGAAAAGTTAGATATTCCAAAAGAAAACCAAGATATTAAAAACAACACAGAAATAAAAGTTTTAATATCCCAAATACAAACAGCTGAAAAACAAATAGAGTACCAAAAGTCAGCCAACTATCCTAACTTATCCTTATTTGTAAACTATCAAACCAACAACCAATTTAAATTCCCTTCAACCTCTGAAGTATGGAAAAAAGGCTATAACTTAGGACTTTCTTTAAACTGGAGCATCTTTGACGGAATGGCAAAAGATAGTAGAGTTCTACAGGCAAAAACAGACAAATCAAAGTATGAGATACAGCTCCAAGATAAAATAAAACAAGTAGAAACGGAAATAAAAAAGGCAAAGATAGACCTACAAGCCCTTGAAAATCAGCTAAAAGCAGAAGAAGAAAACTTAAAAGTTGCAAAAGAGTCTATGAGATTATCTACAGAGAGGTTTAAAGCAAACATCACAAACACCTTAGAAGTATTAGAATCCCAATCAAACTACCTAAACACTCAGCTGTCTTACATCTCTACCCTATACCAGTACAACCTCCGGGTCTTCGACTTACTGAACCTTTATGGTAGATAA
- a CDS encoding efflux RND transporter periplasmic adaptor subunit, producing MNKKVITAISVVVIIAVAFFILKSIEKKSKSQTDQRPQKPAPAVKVIIPEKQEVPIYYTANAVLQAKTSAKLKPQVSGRVEKIFAEEGSFVKAGQPLAVIQPEKEEYQIESQLAVINQLEANYLNKKSIYERRKQLYEKELIAKEELDNAKTDMEVALNQLNSAKATLKEYKRQKNETVIRAPFDGYLDKRYVSIGDYVDSQKDMFYILKLNPIWAVFELPQQYVKNLSLGKEVEIDVDGIGAVKGKIDYISSSLNENNLIVVKVLLDNKDGLLRENMYGKAKILVDKVEGYKLPEDAVQLAGNDNFVYKVVDSKAEKVLVNVLKQEYGYVYVSGDLKQDDKVIVSNLMNVKHGMPVKVIQQPEVAK from the coding sequence ATGAATAAAAAAGTTATTACTGCTATATCTGTTGTAGTTATTATTGCAGTAGCTTTCTTTATACTTAAATCTATAGAAAAAAAATCAAAAAGTCAAACAGATCAAAGACCTCAAAAACCAGCTCCTGCAGTTAAAGTTATCATACCAGAAAAACAAGAAGTGCCTATATATTACACTGCAAACGCAGTTTTACAAGCAAAAACCTCTGCAAAACTAAAACCGCAAGTAAGTGGAAGAGTTGAAAAGATATTTGCAGAAGAAGGAAGCTTCGTAAAAGCAGGACAACCTCTTGCAGTAATTCAACCAGAAAAGGAAGAATACCAGATAGAATCTCAACTTGCAGTTATAAACCAACTTGAAGCAAACTACCTAAACAAAAAATCAATATACGAAAGAAGAAAACAGCTATATGAAAAAGAACTAATAGCCAAAGAAGAGTTAGACAACGCAAAAACAGATATGGAAGTGGCTCTAAATCAGTTAAACTCTGCCAAAGCAACCTTAAAAGAGTATAAAAGACAAAAGAATGAAACAGTTATAAGAGCTCCCTTTGACGGCTACTTAGATAAAAGATACGTTAGCATAGGAGATTACGTTGATAGCCAAAAAGACATGTTTTACATCTTAAAACTAAATCCTATATGGGCAGTCTTTGAACTTCCTCAACAGTATGTAAAAAATCTATCTTTAGGTAAAGAAGTTGAAATAGATGTAGATGGTATAGGAGCAGTAAAAGGCAAGATAGATTACATTTCGTCTTCTTTAAATGAAAACAACTTAATCGTTGTAAAAGTCTTACTTGACAACAAAGATGGTTTACTTAGAGAAAATATGTATGGAAAGGCAAAAATATTAGTTGATAAAGTGGAAGGTTATAAACTTCCAGAAGACGCAGTACAACTTGCAGGTAATGACAATTTTGTTTATAAAGTTGTAGACTCAAAAGCTGAAAAAGTATTAGTTAACGTTTTAAAGCAAGAATATGGATATGTTTACGTATCTGGGGATTTAAAACAAGATGATAAAGTTATAGTGTCTAACCTTATGAACGTAAAACACGGAATGCCAGTTAAAGTAATACAACAACCAGAGGTAGCAAAATGA
- a CDS encoding efflux RND transporter permease subunit, with product MYKFFITRPITTWMFILSFIIAGIYALKYIPVDRNPDVDFPVVSISTTYAGANPYVIDTNITRKIEDELATISGIEAINSSSYTGVSRITVIFDLDKDINIAAQEVRDAVNRAQRQFPPNTDPPVVRKVDTSLAPIMAILLHGYADYGTMSYLADKVLKREFERVQGVGEVDLGGFRDYVMWVRIDPLKLAGFKLTPMDVINALKSNNVEIPSGRIDSKDREYVLRVYGKGRSPQEIENIIIKNNVRIKDVGRAEFTFDEKRGIVRFKAFDSKEAEPGIAIIVYKQSKENTVAVAKRVIDKMNELNKQLPQGLRLDINYDASTFIERSVNDALHEIVLGSILTAFMVFLFLGSFKMTFIPSMAIPVSILGAIAALFFFGQSLNTFTLLALAVAVGLVIDDAIVVMESIYRRNEEGLRGIEAAEKGTKVVIFALLASTASLIAIFIPVLFLKSVIGKFFFGFALTLIVAIAISYIVSLSFTPMISARLVEAGEKNIFQRAYDRFENWFDKALRWSLNNKVIVLAISLATIIIGFKLASITPKEFTPIVDEGRFLVRFETPTGSSFDFVDKKAKELEKIVSSNPYVLRYGVAFGEGIAGRPTVNGGIFFITLKDRSTGRPHQKVIMDQFRKEFAKVSDVRAIIDIPSAVGPRGGRSADIMYIIKGTDLNELAKISSQLETKLRQTPGYTDIDTDLRINQPEVRVEIDRDKALNLGVSVEDIANTLNFLFGKYKIGTYEKGSESYNFYVKADESFLTSFDNLSKIYVKAKDGSLIPLSSLITYQLAPGYNVINRYNRQYAVTLYANVTGGKSVGEGVIEVENMIKQALPSGYTYEIGGQTKEFKRTFGYLAVALIVALIAVYMVLASLFESLIHPFTVLLTLPFAVSGVFGLILITGQTLNVTSYFGIILLIGLVTRDSVLFIERIIQLKKEGLDTINAILQARKERLRPILMTTLTIFASLIPVSLGLTEGSEMRQPLAIAVIGGLITALPLSLFVIPIMYVIIDKIRFLVKREV from the coding sequence ATGTATAAGTTTTTTATAACAAGACCGATAACAACTTGGATGTTTATCTTATCCTTTATAATAGCTGGAATTTACGCTTTAAAGTACATACCAGTAGATAGAAACCCGGATGTTGACTTTCCAGTTGTATCAATAAGTACTACCTACGCAGGAGCAAACCCTTATGTTATAGACACTAACATAACAAGGAAGATAGAAGATGAACTTGCTACTATAAGTGGTATAGAGGCTATAAACTCTTCAAGTTATACAGGAGTATCAAGGATAACCGTAATATTTGACCTTGATAAAGATATAAACATTGCAGCACAGGAAGTTAGGGATGCAGTTAACAGGGCTCAAAGACAGTTTCCTCCTAATACTGACCCTCCAGTAGTTAGAAAGGTTGATACATCTTTAGCTCCTATTATGGCTATCTTACTTCACGGTTATGCAGATTACGGTACTATGTCTTACCTTGCAGATAAAGTTTTAAAAAGGGAGTTTGAAAGAGTCCAAGGTGTTGGTGAGGTAGATTTAGGAGGATTTAGGGACTATGTAATGTGGGTCAGGATAGACCCTCTAAAGCTTGCAGGGTTTAAGCTCACTCCTATGGACGTTATAAATGCATTAAAATCAAACAATGTGGAAATTCCATCGGGAAGAATTGACAGTAAGGATAGGGAGTATGTCTTAAGAGTCTACGGGAAGGGAAGGTCTCCCCAAGAGATAGAAAACATAATAATAAAAAATAATGTAAGGATAAAAGATGTAGGTAGAGCAGAGTTTACCTTTGATGAAAAAAGAGGAATAGTTAGATTTAAAGCTTTTGATTCTAAAGAGGCAGAACCGGGTATAGCTATAATCGTATACAAACAGTCAAAAGAAAACACCGTTGCAGTAGCAAAAAGAGTTATAGATAAGATGAATGAACTCAATAAACAGCTCCCACAAGGTTTAAGACTTGATATAAACTATGACGCATCTACTTTTATAGAAAGAAGTGTAAACGATGCTCTTCACGAGATTGTCTTGGGGTCCATACTTACAGCCTTTATGGTTTTCTTATTCTTGGGAAGTTTTAAAATGACTTTTATACCTTCTATGGCTATTCCTGTATCAATCTTAGGTGCCATAGCGGCCTTATTTTTCTTTGGACAGTCTTTAAATACTTTTACGCTTTTGGCTTTAGCTGTTGCAGTTGGACTTGTTATTGACGATGCTATTGTTGTAATGGAAAGTATATACAGGAGAAATGAAGAAGGTTTAAGGGGTATAGAAGCAGCCGAAAAGGGAACAAAAGTTGTTATATTTGCCTTACTTGCTTCTACAGCTTCCTTAATTGCTATATTTATTCCCGTTTTATTTTTAAAAAGTGTTATAGGAAAGTTTTTCTTTGGGTTTGCTTTAACACTGATTGTTGCAATTGCTATATCCTACATAGTGTCTTTAAGCTTTACTCCAATGATTTCAGCAAGGTTAGTTGAAGCAGGAGAGAAAAACATCTTCCAAAGAGCTTACGATAGGTTTGAAAACTGGTTTGACAAAGCTTTAAGATGGTCTTTAAATAATAAAGTTATAGTTTTAGCAATATCTTTGGCAACGATAATAATAGGTTTTAAGCTGGCATCTATAACTCCAAAAGAGTTTACACCTATCGTTGATGAAGGAAGGTTTTTAGTAAGGTTTGAGACGCCTACAGGGTCTTCTTTTGACTTTGTTGATAAAAAGGCTAAGGAGCTTGAAAAAATTGTATCGAGTAATCCTTACGTACTACGTTATGGTGTTGCTTTTGGTGAAGGTATAGCAGGAAGACCTACAGTGAATGGTGGTATATTTTTCATAACCCTTAAAGATAGGTCAACAGGCAGACCCCATCAAAAAGTTATAATGGACCAATTTAGAAAAGAGTTTGCAAAAGTAAGTGATGTTAGAGCTATTATAGATATTCCTTCAGCTGTCGGACCAAGGGGTGGAAGGTCAGCTGATATTATGTACATAATAAAAGGGACGGATTTAAACGAACTTGCAAAAATATCTTCTCAACTTGAAACTAAACTCAGACAAACTCCAGGGTACACAGATATAGACACTGACTTAAGGATAAACCAGCCTGAAGTGAGGGTAGAGATAGATAGAGATAAAGCTTTAAATTTAGGTGTGTCAGTAGAAGATATAGCAAACACACTTAACTTTTTGTTTGGCAAATACAAAATAGGAACTTATGAAAAAGGCTCTGAGAGTTATAACTTCTATGTGAAAGCTGATGAATCCTTTTTAACAAGTTTTGATAATCTATCAAAGATTTACGTAAAGGCAAAAGATGGGTCTTTAATACCTCTATCCTCTCTTATAACATATCAGCTTGCACCAGGTTATAACGTTATAAACAGATACAACAGACAGTATGCAGTTACACTTTACGCAAACGTGACAGGTGGAAAGTCAGTAGGAGAAGGTGTTATAGAAGTTGAAAACATGATAAAACAAGCACTTCCATCAGGGTATACCTATGAAATAGGAGGTCAGACGAAAGAGTTTAAAAGAACCTTCGGTTATTTAGCAGTTGCTTTAATAGTAGCATTGATAGCTGTTTATATGGTTTTAGCTTCTTTATTTGAAAGTCTAATTCATCCTTTTACAGTTTTACTTACACTTCCTTTTGCTGTATCAGGTGTTTTTGGTTTGATTTTAATTACAGGGCAGACCTTAAACGTAACTTCATACTTTGGAATAATTCTTTTGATAGGACTTGTAACCAGAGACAGTGTTTTATTTATAGAGAGAATAATTCAGCTGAAAAAAGAAGGATTAGACACAATAAACGCAATCCTTCAGGCTAGGAAAGAAAGACTAAGACCAATCCTTATGACAACTTTAACCATATTTGCATCTTTGATACCTGTATCTTTAGGGCTAACAGAAGGTTCAGAGATGAGACAACCACTTGCTATAGCTGTTATAGGTGGATTAATAACAGCATTACCTCTTAGTCTTTTCGTAATACCTATAATGTACGTAATCATTGATAAAATCAGATTTTTAGTAAAAAGGGAGGTGTAG
- a CDS encoding iron-containing alcohol dehydrogenase, with the protein MQDFEFHNPTKIIFGRGKENLIGKVLKEDGIKKVLFVYGQSSIKKTGLYDRVVNSLKENGIEFVEHGGVKPNPVLSHTREGIEKAKKEKVDAILSVGGGSVLDEGKAIAVGAVADKDVWQFFKGEPITDALPNYTILTLAATGSEMNGYAVITNEDTQEKLSISSILIYPKVSIFNPELTFSVSPQYQAYAAVDAIAHTIEWYFTCNVCPNLQNRLVESIVKTVMETTEKILENPYDYNARAEFMWAATLALNGITRTGYGGGVYVNHMIAHSLGALYDLPHGACLSIVIPAWMWWYKDKNPTQFERFAKEIFGLNKKEEGIKALKSWFKKIGAPVSLQDGNIPSSDIDKIANHVYHTTAVLWGLDKVYTVDKIKEILYLALRSNIE; encoded by the coding sequence ATGCAGGATTTTGAATTTCACAACCCAACCAAGATAATCTTTGGAAGAGGAAAAGAAAACCTTATAGGTAAAGTACTTAAGGAAGACGGTATTAAAAAAGTACTTTTTGTGTATGGACAGTCTTCTATAAAAAAGACAGGTTTATACGATAGAGTTGTAAACAGTCTTAAGGAAAACGGTATAGAGTTTGTAGAACACGGTGGAGTAAAACCTAACCCTGTTTTATCTCATACAAGAGAAGGAATAGAAAAAGCAAAGAAAGAGAAAGTAGACGCAATTTTATCAGTAGGTGGTGGGTCAGTTTTAGATGAAGGTAAAGCCATAGCAGTTGGAGCTGTAGCAGATAAAGATGTATGGCAGTTTTTTAAAGGAGAGCCTATAACAGATGCTTTACCAAACTACACCATACTTACGTTAGCAGCAACTGGCAGTGAGATGAATGGTTATGCTGTTATAACAAACGAAGATACACAGGAAAAGTTGTCCATCTCATCCATACTAATATACCCAAAAGTCTCAATCTTTAATCCGGAGCTAACTTTTAGTGTATCTCCACAGTATCAAGCCTACGCAGCTGTAGATGCAATAGCCCATACAATAGAGTGGTACTTTACCTGTAATGTCTGCCCTAACTTACAAAACAGGCTTGTAGAGAGCATAGTAAAAACAGTTATGGAAACTACAGAAAAGATACTTGAAAATCCTTACGATTACAATGCAAGAGCTGAGTTTATGTGGGCTGCTACCCTTGCACTTAATGGCATCACAAGGACAGGCTATGGAGGAGGTGTTTATGTAAACCACATGATTGCCCACTCTCTTGGAGCTCTCTACGACTTACCTCACGGAGCTTGTCTGTCTATCGTAATTCCTGCTTGGATGTGGTGGTATAAAGATAAAAACCCAACTCAGTTTGAAAGGTTTGCAAAAGAGATTTTTGGGTTAAACAAAAAAGAAGAAGGAATAAAAGCATTAAAAAGTTGGTTTAAAAAGATAGGAGCTCCCGTATCACTTCAAGATGGAAATATACCTTCATCAGACATAGATAAGATAGCAAACCACGTTTATCATACAACGGCAGTCCTTTGGGGATTAGATAAAGTTTACACCGTTGATAAAATAAAAGAGATTTTATACCTTGCTTTAAGGAGTAATATAGAGTGA
- a CDS encoding TetR/AcrR family transcriptional regulator, whose product MKLETREKLLQSAKELFSKKSYYETKVSDIVEKSGVAQGTFYIYFKSKEEIFLELVKSLHLDLMERLGKYIKIEKDCQSLIKDFVKEFLTEVYNNREIAEIFFSQLFGLNQDFKKLYLKKISDIQNLIFRVVNRYFPEEESQILSTLILGFVRQIFFNCLTNKNLSLDQMLSKAEKGIDIIFQGIYSEERKS is encoded by the coding sequence GTGAAGTTAGAAACAAGGGAAAAACTTTTACAGTCTGCCAAAGAGCTTTTTTCAAAAAAAAGCTACTACGAAACAAAAGTCTCAGATATAGTAGAAAAATCAGGAGTGGCTCAAGGGACTTTTTACATTTACTTTAAAAGTAAAGAAGAGATATTTTTAGAGCTTGTAAAATCTCTCCACCTAGACCTTATGGAAAGACTTGGAAAGTATATAAAAATAGAAAAAGATTGCCAAAGTCTTATAAAAGACTTCGTAAAAGAGTTTTTAACAGAAGTTTACAACAACAGAGAGATAGCAGAGATATTCTTTTCCCAGCTTTTTGGATTAAACCAAGATTTTAAAAAACTTTACCTAAAGAAGATATCAGACATACAAAATCTTATCTTTAGAGTTGTAAATAGATACTTCCCAGAGGAAGAAAGTCAGATTTTATCAACGTTGATACTTGGATTTGTTAGGCAGATATTTTTTAACTGCTTAACAAATAAAAATTTAAGTTTAGACCAGATGTTATCAAAAGCCGAAAAAGGAATTGATATAATTTTTCAAGGAATATACTCGGAGGAACGAAAAAGTTGA
- a CDS encoding TolC family protein, producing MKKLIFSLIFISSANAITLQEAVNKALENNKEILSYKQQIKTAEFQLKVDQTLYLPTIYTQVSQSFYNQTPMTKIPNFPVSFKQSNRDFLKFDIGFSQSLYTGGLTQAKIEASKYNLKATQSFYKEKENQIKAEVIKAYIDVFISKSLIDIYKKELEAVESIYKQQEAFFKEGIITKVDLLQSKVRLAEVKRDLQQAEGNYKIALSRLSQLIGEDLKDENFEPLNIEIKDIPSLDTLIETAYQKRKILDFYKENINQAEKVVEIEKSAFLPKVFLQGDYIYTNQSPYLDPKGNFLLTLGASIEFQTTQPYYKILQAKSNAKKLRFDLQDTKEKIKLELKTAYENYITAKENYKVALESLDYAKEYFELVKEQYTNQLATNTDLLNAESALTRALESKEINYYNLLKSYIDIKKAVGEDIP from the coding sequence TTGAAAAAGTTAATATTTTCTTTAATCTTTATCTCATCTGCAAATGCCATAACACTACAGGAAGCTGTTAATAAAGCACTGGAAAACAACAAAGAGATACTATCTTATAAGCAGCAGATAAAAACAGCAGAATTTCAGCTAAAAGTAGACCAAACTCTTTATCTTCCTACTATTTATACCCAAGTATCCCAGAGCTTCTACAACCAAACACCAATGACAAAGATACCTAACTTTCCTGTATCCTTTAAACAGTCTAACAGAGATTTTTTAAAGTTTGATATAGGATTTTCTCAAAGTTTATATACAGGAGGTTTAACTCAAGCTAAGATAGAAGCTTCAAAGTATAACCTAAAAGCCACACAATCCTTTTACAAAGAAAAAGAAAATCAAATAAAAGCAGAGGTTATAAAGGCATACATAGATGTTTTTATATCAAAATCTCTTATAGATATATACAAAAAAGAGCTTGAAGCTGTGGAGTCTATATACAAACAACAAGAAGCATTTTTCAAAGAAGGTATAATAACAAAAGTAGACTTACTCCAATCTAAGGTAAGACTTGCAGAAGTAAAGAGAGACCTTCAGCAAGCAGAAGGTAACTATAAAATAGCACTATCAAGACTATCACAGTTAATAGGAGAAGATTTAAAAGATGAAAATTTTGAACCTCTTAATATAGAGATAAAGGACATTCCAAGTTTAGATACACTGATAGAAACAGCTTATCAGAAAAGAAAAATACTAGATTTTTATAAAGAAAACATCAATCAAGCAGAAAAAGTTGTAGAGATAGAAAAATCAGCATTTTTACCCAAAGTCTTTCTACAGGGAGATTACATTTACACAAACCAAAGCCCATACTTAGACCCAAAAGGAAACTTTCTTTTAACATTGGGAGCTTCCATAGAATTTCAGACAACACAACCTTACTATAAGATACTTCAAGCAAAGTCAAACGCCAAAAAGTTAAGGTTTGATTTACAAGATACAAAAGAGAAAATCAAGTTAGAGCTAAAAACAGCCTATGAAAATTATATTACAGCCAAAGAAAATTACAAAGTTGCCTTAGAAAGCCTTGATTATGCTAAAGAGTACTTTGAGTTGGTAAAAGAACAGTATACTAACCAGCTTGCCACAAACACAGACCTTTTAAACGCAGAAAGTGCCCTTACAAGAGCCTTAGAAAGCAAAGAGATAAACTATTACAACCTTTTAAAGTCTTACATAGATATTAAAAAAGCTGTGGGGGAAGATATTCCATGA
- a CDS encoding HlyD family secretion protein, translating into MNGKGKKVGLIITVLLIVVFLIYAVKWINHRMKYAISDAVFVESDYLSNIGFNRVSGRVVQLYKKESDEVKAGEVIAKIDDTDYKLQIEALEKEIEALTYQKKQLESQLQRVARETDINESISALTVEEISKKLESLKAQKDQIESQIKLAKKDEERYRNLLEKGLVAKRKYEEVHTNLEVLEKQKLAIEKNISELKVSMEKSKKSVEYAKTQKSITEELQNQINAISSQIESLLKKKQDLENQLQYTELKAPFNGVVAKKFVSIGDVVKAGQPVYAILKSDSFYVKVLLEETKLEGVKVGNKAYIKLDAYPDKTFEGVVESIDVASAAKFALVPRDISAGEFTKLAQRIPVKIRITKGDISLLRVGLGGEVEIEKSR; encoded by the coding sequence ATGAATGGAAAAGGAAAGAAGGTAGGACTGATTATAACTGTACTTTTAATCGTAGTTTTCCTAATCTATGCAGTTAAATGGATAAACCATAGAATGAAGTATGCTATATCAGATGCAGTTTTTGTTGAGTCTGACTATCTTTCAAATATAGGTTTTAACAGAGTCTCAGGAAGAGTAGTTCAGCTTTACAAAAAAGAGTCTGACGAAGTAAAGGCTGGAGAAGTGATAGCAAAGATAGATGATACAGACTATAAACTACAAATAGAGGCTTTAGAAAAAGAGATAGAAGCTTTAACCTACCAAAAAAAACAACTTGAAAGTCAGCTCCAAAGAGTAGCAAGAGAGACAGATATAAACGAGAGTATATCAGCCTTAACAGTTGAAGAAATAAGTAAAAAGTTAGAGAGCCTAAAAGCTCAAAAAGACCAGATAGAATCTCAAATCAAGTTGGCTAAAAAAGATGAAGAAAGATATAGAAACCTTTTAGAAAAAGGATTGGTAGCCAAAAGAAAGTATGAAGAAGTACATACAAACCTTGAAGTTTTAGAAAAACAGAAATTAGCAATTGAGAAAAATATAAGTGAGCTTAAAGTTTCTATGGAAAAGTCTAAAAAGTCTGTAGAGTACGCAAAAACACAAAAAAGTATAACTGAAGAATTACAAAACCAGATAAACGCTATCAGCAGTCAGATAGAATCTTTACTTAAGAAAAAACAAGACCTTGAAAATCAGCTCCAATACACAGAGTTAAAAGCTCCTTTCAATGGTGTTGTTGCAAAAAAGTTTGTCTCTATCGGTGATGTAGTAAAGGCAGGACAGCCTGTGTACGCTATTTTAAAGTCTGACAGCTTCTACGTAAAAGTGCTACTTGAAGAAACCAAGTTAGAAGGTGTAAAAGTAGGTAATAAAGCTTATATTAAGTTAGATGCTTACCCTGATAAGACCTTTGAAGGTGTCGTTGAAAGTATAGATGTTGCCTCAGCTGCAAAGTTTGCCTTGGTTCCAAGGGATATATCAGCAGGAGAGTTTACAAAACTTGCCCAGAGAATACCGGTAAAAATAAGAATAACTAAGGGAGATATATCTTTACTCAGAGTTGGATTAGGCGGTGAAGTTGAGATAGAAAAAAGCAGGTAA